In Scomber japonicus isolate fScoJap1 chromosome 7, fScoJap1.pri, whole genome shotgun sequence, one genomic interval encodes:
- the rad54l gene encoding DNA repair and recombination protein RAD54-like, translating into MSLSGSLAPSQVAKRKQGVDSGEEDEWTCTTEKRKKRNKEAREIHISPFRKPLTQLNNRPPCMDGAKHEEFIRSILSKPFKIPIPNYTGSLGIRALGLKRAGVRRALHDPFAEDALVLYEPLALSAHDLIKADKDKLPVHVVVDPVLGKVLRPHQREGVKFLWECVTGRRIPESYGCIMADEMGLGKTLQCIALMWTLLRQSPDAKPEIDKAIVVSPSSLVRNWYNEVGKWLGGRVTPVAIDGGSKEDIDRKLLNFISQRGLRAPTPILIISYETFRLHTEVLHKGKVGLVICDEGHRLKNSDNQTYQALNAMSAQRRVLISGTPIQNDLLEYFSLVHFVNAGILGTAQEFKKRFELPILKGRDADASDKDRQAGEEKLKELISIVNRCLIRRTSDILSKYLPVKIEQVVCCRLTPLQTELYKRFLRQAKPVEALQQGKISVSSLSSITSLKKLCNHPALIHEKCVEGEEGFEGALDLFPPGYSTKAVEPQLSGKMLVLDYILAMTRTTTSDKVVLVSNYTQTLDLFEKLCRSRRYLYVRLDGTMSIKKRAKIVERFNCPSNPEFIFMLSSKAGGCGLNLIGANRLVMFDPDWNPANDEQAMARVWRDGQKKTCFIYRLLSTGTIEEKILQRQAHKKALSSCVVDEEQDVERHFSLGELRELFTLNEETTSDTHDRFRCRRCVNGREVRPPADDSDCTSDLSQWNHCYDKKGLKDQVLKASWDAAVSFVFHQCSHEDQRGVV; encoded by the exons ATGTCGTTATCAGG GAGTCTGGCTCCCAGTCAGGTTGCTAAACGAAAGCAAGGAGTAGATTCTGGTGAGGAGGATGAGTGGACATGTACAACT gagaagaggaagaagcgCAATAAAGAGGCGAGAGAAATCCATATCTCTCCTTTCAGAAAGCCTCTGACACAGCTGAATAACCGACCTCCATGTATGGATGGTGCCAAGCAT GAGGAATTTATTCGCAGTATACTCTCCAAGCCATTTAAAATCCCCATTCCAAATTACACAG GCTCTCTGGGAATCAGGGCACTCGGTCTAAAGCGTGCGGGAGTACGGCGAGCACTTCATGATCCATTTGCAGAAGATGCACTGGTTCTCTATGAGCCATTAGCTCTGAGTGCTCATGACCTGATCAAAGCAGACAA AGACAAGCTACCAGTCCACGTTGTTGTGGATCCAGTTCTAGGAAAAGTCCTCAGACCTCATCAGAGAGAG gGGGTGAAGTTCCTGTGGGAGTGTGTGACGGGCCGACGCATCCCAGAGTCGTATGGCTGCATCATGGCTGATGAGATGGGCCTGGGGAAGACCTTACAGTGTATCGCCCTCATGTGGACGCTGCTACGCCAAAGCCCTGACGCCAAGCCAGAGATAGACAAGGCCATCGTAGTCTCACCATCCAGTCTCGTTCGCAACTGGTACAATGAAGTAGGAAAGTGGCTGGGAGGACGGGTCACACCAGTGGCCATCGACGGAGGGTCAAAGGAGGACATAGACAGAAAACTAT TAAACTTCATCTCTCAGCGAGGTTTGAGAGCACCAACCCCAATCCTCATCATCTCATATGAGACATTTCGTCTGCATACTGAGGTTTTGCACAAAGGCAAAGTTGGACTTGTGATCTGTGATGAG GGCCATCGGTTGAAAAACTCTGACAATCAGACATACCAGGCCTTAAATGCCATGAGTGCACAGAGGAGAGTGCTGATATCAGGCACTCCTATCCAGAATGACCTGCTGGAGTACTTCAGCCTGGTCCACTTTGTTAATGCTGGGATCCTCG GTACAGCACAGGAGTTTAAAAAGCGCTTCGAGCTTCCCATCCTAAAGGGTCGAGACGCAGATGCCAGTGATAAAGACAGGCAGGCTGGAGAGGAGAAACTGAAGGAGCTGATCAGTATCGTCAACAG GTGCTTGATAAGGAGGACATCTGATATCCTGTCCAAGTATCTCCCTGTGAAAATAGAGCAGGTTGTCTGCTGCAG GTTGACACCTCTGCAGACAGAACTGTATAAGCGCTTCCTGAGGCAGGCCAAGCCTGTTGAAGCATTACAGCAAGGCAAAATCAGTGTGTCCTCCCTGTCTTCCATCACATCACTCAAGAAGCTGTGCAATC acccAGCTCTCATCCATGAGAAGTGTGTTGAGGGGGAAGAAGGCTTCGAGGGGGCTCTGGATCTGTTTCCACCTGGCTACTCCACTAAAGCTGTGGAGCCTCAGCTCTCTG GGAAAATGCTGGTTCTGGACTACATTCTGGCCATGACGAGGACCACAACCAGTGACAAGGTGGTGCTGGTCTCCAACTACACTCAAACACTGGACCTCTTTGAGAAGCTGTGCAGATCTAGAAG ATACCTCTATGTTCGACTAGATGGCACTATGTCCATTAAGAAACGGGCAAAGATTGTGGAAAGATTCAACTGTCCATCT aaCCCAGAGTTTATCTTCATGCTGAGCAGCAAGGCTGGTGGATGTGGCCTCAATCTGATTGGTGCTAATCGCTTGGTGATGTTTGATCCTGACTGGAACCCTGCCAATGACGAGCAGGCCATGGCTCGGGTGTGGAGAGACGGCCAGAAGAAGACCTGCTTCATCTACAGACTGCTCTCT ACGGGTACAATCGAGGAGAAGATCTTGCAGAGACAGGCTCATAAGAAAGCTCTGAGCAGCTGTGTGGTGGACGAGGAGCAGGATGTGGAGCGTCACTTCTCTCTGGGTGAACTCAGAGAACTCTTCACTCTCAATGAGGAGACCACCAGTGACACGCACGACAG GTTTCGCTGTCGGCGCTGTGTGAATGGCAGAGAGGTCCGGCCTCCTGCAGATGACTCTGACTGTACCAGCGACCTCTCCCAGTGGAACCACTGCTATGACAAGAAGGGCCTGAAGGACCAAGTGCTGAAAGCCTCGTGGGACGCTGCCGTCTCCTTCGTTTTCCACCAGTGCTCTCATGAAGACCAGAGGGGCGTCGTATAG